From the Verrucomicrobiota bacterium genome, one window contains:
- a CDS encoding WD40 repeat domain-containing protein: MMSKYWLTLLGLIIAASGYCGQTKRVIIDSLQELAAGKTESVSLSAEGQLSVGPDVKELAEFEASHLWVGAERNRDEFVIGSGEEGMVYLLSNTGEVREFIKFDETDIYALAVDSNKDVYVATSPNGKIFKVRPNGKSEVFFETGEEYVWDMLWSKGALYLATGPEGKIFKVTAKGKGEIYYDADEPHVRCLAFGAKGELLAGTVGKGLVYHIYEKGKAVALFDSGKTEIRDVAVNEKGDIYFVAIGDGKGDAPISKVPKSSKTSVIDIKGVETVSSSEVKTQENSKTTVTSAKKEVTKSIKGGSIFYVMRSDDKAPHVLWKTSLLIHSMSLVKDGLVLNAGDQGYLYHADQNNVMSRWGSLESGQATVMLPMSQGELMVLTSNLAKAYLVDVTGNKEGVYRTNVVDTKLFAQWGAVRAFGEGSWKLRTRSGNTSDPDKSWYDWEALKSDKVVSPSARYLQVELRINSGYVDRLELYYQVSNIAPEVKSVKVLEPNLGYTAIETRAPQLQPKTAQQLVKGSSNLTLNKSDRYYPVEEPGLRTIVWEAEDANQDELTYQLEIKKENERDWQSLKEELDQPMYSWDTSGWPDGVYKARVIASDLPDNPQDYAKQAERESSAWEIDHTKPEITIFNQGADYLEFKVEDETSLLEAVSVSGDGADYEVVIPRDGVLDSKSESFRVSTKDKDMIYIRARDMSGNVAGLRR, translated from the coding sequence ATGATGAGTAAGTATTGGTTGACATTATTAGGACTAATAATAGCAGCTTCGGGTTATTGTGGTCAGACAAAGCGTGTCATTATTGACTCTTTGCAAGAATTGGCTGCAGGAAAGACGGAATCGGTTAGCTTATCGGCTGAAGGGCAGTTATCGGTGGGCCCGGACGTTAAAGAGTTAGCTGAATTTGAAGCCTCTCATCTATGGGTAGGAGCTGAGCGTAACCGTGATGAGTTTGTTATAGGTTCTGGAGAGGAAGGTATGGTTTACCTTTTGTCCAATACTGGGGAGGTGCGGGAGTTTATTAAGTTCGATGAAACAGATATTTATGCTCTAGCGGTTGACAGTAATAAAGATGTCTACGTAGCAACATCTCCTAATGGTAAGATCTTTAAGGTAAGACCCAATGGCAAATCCGAAGTATTTTTTGAAACGGGAGAGGAATATGTATGGGATATGCTGTGGAGTAAAGGTGCTCTCTATTTAGCTACTGGGCCTGAAGGTAAGATCTTTAAAGTGACGGCTAAAGGAAAGGGGGAGATTTATTATGATGCAGATGAGCCACATGTGCGATGCTTAGCGTTCGGAGCAAAAGGTGAGCTCCTTGCTGGAACTGTCGGTAAGGGTTTAGTATATCACATCTACGAGAAAGGAAAAGCGGTTGCTCTGTTCGACTCGGGAAAGACGGAAATTCGTGATGTGGCAGTAAATGAAAAGGGAGATATTTATTTTGTTGCTATTGGGGATGGAAAAGGTGATGCGCCTATTAGCAAAGTTCCAAAATCCTCTAAGACAAGTGTTATTGATATCAAAGGCGTCGAGACGGTTAGTAGCAGTGAAGTAAAAACTCAGGAGAATAGCAAAACGACTGTTACGAGTGCTAAAAAAGAAGTCACGAAGTCTATTAAAGGGGGAAGTATATTTTACGTGATGCGTTCTGATGATAAAGCTCCGCATGTTCTTTGGAAAACGAGTTTGCTTATACATAGCATGTCTCTTGTAAAGGATGGTCTTGTATTGAATGCTGGGGATCAAGGGTATCTCTATCATGCCGATCAGAATAATGTCATGTCCAGATGGGGAAGTCTTGAGTCGGGGCAAGCAACAGTCATGCTGCCTATGAGTCAAGGAGAGCTGATGGTCTTAACCAGTAATTTAGCCAAGGCTTATCTTGTAGATGTGACAGGAAACAAAGAAGGAGTCTATAGAACAAACGTGGTGGATACCAAATTATTTGCACAGTGGGGAGCTGTCCGGGCATTTGGTGAAGGTAGTTGGAAGTTAAGAACTCGTAGTGGAAATACAAGCGATCCTGATAAATCATGGTATGACTGGGAAGCCCTCAAGTCCGATAAAGTTGTAAGCCCTTCTGCGCGGTATTTACAAGTAGAGCTCAGGATCAATAGCGGCTATGTGGACCGCTTAGAGCTCTATTATCAAGTAAGTAATATAGCCCCAGAGGTTAAGAGTGTGAAAGTTCTAGAACCTAATCTTGGATACACGGCGATTGAAACACGTGCGCCTCAACTTCAACCTAAAACGGCTCAACAATTGGTTAAGGGTAGCTCCAATTTAACGCTTAATAAATCGGATAGATACTACCCGGTCGAAGAACCGGGATTGCGTACCATTGTTTGGGAAGCAGAAGATGCAAATCAGGATGAGTTGACCTATCAACTAGAAATTAAAAAGGAGAACGAAAGAGATTGGCAGTCGCTGAAAGAAGAATTGGATCAGCCTATGTATAGTTGGGATACGAGTGGCTGGCCGGATGGGGTTTATAAAGCTCGCGTGATTGCAAGTGATTTGCCGGATAACCCTCAAGATTATGCTAAGCAAGCAGAACGTGAAAGCTCAGCTTGGGAAATTGATCATACAAAGCCTGAGATCACCATTTTTAATCAAGGTGCTGATTATCTAGAATTTAAGGTGGAGGATGAAACGAGTTTGCTTGAGGCAGTAAGTGTTTCAGGTGATGGCGCTGACTATGAAGTTGTTATTCCGCGAGACGGTGTTCTAGATAGTAAAAGTGAGTCTTTTCGAGTTTCTACGAAGGATAAAGATATGATCTATATTAGAGCTAGGGACATGAGTGGAAATGTAGCCGGTCTCAGGAGATAG
- a CDS encoding UDP-N-acetylglucosamine diphosphorylase has product MDLKPSDYFELDHIDHVQLFESAQYVWDPIKQIASYLQFRLKPNIEASVIGKPFISDEVYVGEGTIIEPGAFIRGPAWIGKNCIVRHGAYIRENVIVGNNCVLGNSCEFKNSLLLNHVEVPHFSYVGDSILGNKAHLGAGVICSNLRLDRREVVIGHGNEKIETGLRKFGAIVGDGTEVGCNSVLNPGSILGKQTLMAPGTIWKGIAKANQVIR; this is encoded by the coding sequence ATGGATTTGAAGCCTTCGGATTATTTTGAATTAGATCATATAGATCATGTTCAACTCTTTGAATCTGCACAGTACGTCTGGGATCCTATCAAGCAAATAGCAAGCTACTTGCAGTTTAGGCTGAAGCCTAACATTGAAGCAAGCGTTATCGGAAAGCCATTCATCAGCGATGAAGTTTATGTTGGAGAGGGAACCATTATTGAGCCAGGCGCTTTCATTAGGGGACCTGCTTGGATTGGCAAGAATTGTATAGTTCGTCATGGAGCCTACATACGAGAAAATGTTATTGTAGGAAACAACTGTGTCTTAGGTAATAGCTGTGAATTCAAGAACAGTTTGCTTCTGAATCATGTAGAAGTGCCGCATTTTTCTTATGTAGGTGATTCTATACTGGGTAATAAGGCGCACCTAGGAGCCGGTGTGATATGTTCAAATCTTCGACTTGATCGAAGGGAAGTGGTCATAGGCCATGGTAATGAAAAGATCGAAACTGGATTACGAAAATTTGGTGCGATTGTTGGCGATGGTACAGAAGTGGGTTGTAACTCAGTTTTAAATCCGGGATCTATATTGGGTAAACAAACTTTAATGGCTCCTGGGACGATTTGGAAAGGGATAGCGAAAGCTAATCAGGTGATTCGATAA
- a CDS encoding polysaccharide deacetylase family protein, with translation MSGKKFIVSLHDYHQGSHHAISEQIEVLNCLGVKNVSLLIIPNYHRQGLIFEDSNSLAFLEQRLEAGDDLVLHGFYHLGKLGSQGNFFIKNFYTANEGEFWDLTDQEFSERLEKGMFFWKERNWPLDGFIAPAWLLPKAYDLQLSKLGFHYTTRLNSIELLQKGKQILTQSLCYSSRAGWRRLISRQWNPYLLKRLWANDVIRLSLHPNDLAWTRCRAQIIQIVEMILARGYQPLTYAEYAKM, from the coding sequence GTGAGCGGTAAGAAATTTATTGTATCGTTGCACGACTATCATCAAGGTAGCCACCATGCAATCTCCGAACAGATTGAGGTCTTAAATTGCCTAGGTGTTAAAAATGTCTCTCTTTTAATCATTCCTAATTATCACCGCCAAGGTCTAATTTTTGAAGATTCTAATTCATTAGCTTTTCTAGAGCAAAGACTGGAAGCAGGAGATGATCTTGTGCTCCATGGTTTTTATCATTTGGGCAAATTAGGCAGCCAAGGCAATTTTTTTATTAAAAATTTTTACACTGCGAATGAAGGAGAGTTCTGGGATTTAACAGATCAAGAATTTTCCGAACGTCTAGAAAAGGGAATGTTTTTTTGGAAGGAAAGAAATTGGCCATTAGATGGTTTTATTGCACCCGCTTGGTTATTGCCCAAGGCTTATGACTTGCAACTAAGCAAGTTAGGTTTTCATTATACAACTCGTTTGAATAGCATTGAGCTGCTACAGAAAGGTAAGCAGATCCTCACGCAGTCTTTGTGTTATAGCTCCAGAGCAGGGTGGAGGCGCCTTATTTCAAGACAATGGAATCCGTATCTTCTGAAGCGTCTTTGGGCAAATGACGTCATTCGCCTAAGCTTACATCCTAATGATTTGGCATGGACACGGTGTCGTGCGCAAATTATTCAGATAGTTGAAATGATCTTGGCTAGAGGTTACCAACCGTTAACCTATGCGGAATATGCCAAAATGTGA
- a CDS encoding glycosyltransferase translates to MPKCDLNVHSCYSNRPSEWVLRQLGMPESYTRPKELYQKLKAKGADYVTITDHNTIEGCLDIVDQADVFISEEVTTYFPEDGCKIHLLLWNITEQQHATVQEIRNNIYDLVSYLNQAGIAHGVAHPLYSINNKLSVEHFEKLILLFKVFEGLNGIREPLAQEVTVMCLEALSQERVEQLALKHELEPMGKQPWTKSLTGGSDDHGGLYPGAAWTEVSEAKDIDSFLAQVMQGHSRAVGSCGDALRVSNSMYNVVYTYASDKLKYKAPVGMDLLGKIMQRFLDGENPAKLSLAERIGHVAEFVRSGKALDLLKPPEADPSINREILNYFLDPKVSLDLDRIIASEKTPSRRTFKMASKIANDLCFRLFNSCLKCINKNQFVESLQPLSGFIPIGLSVTPYIYSFYSLHGNRRLLERTAKAMMPDLPKQLQNTKRAWVTDTLEDVNGVARTIRTMCLSGKKQGADLAVVTSRSEISINDIPIMNFEPVGEFELPEYKLQKLSFPPILDMIDYIERERFTECIISTPGPVGLTALAAAKLLGLRTSGIYHTDFPQYVSILSEDYMMETLAWQFMHWFYSQLDLVYVNSEFYRQCWIERGIPSNKLKILPRGLDTELFNPKHRNENYWKAKGANGQVLIYVGRVSREKELGFLTEVYREVKKTSSRVSLAIVGEGPYKEEMMQLLPDAIFTGILTGQELGVAYASADLFVFPSTTDTFGNVVIEAMAAGLPVFVSDIGGPKELVAELDHCKILKAKDLRAWVGAISEFMDNGPSRETLDRTARKMQNERSWDRAFDAFWKDGLEFID, encoded by the coding sequence ATGCCAAAATGTGATTTAAATGTCCATTCGTGTTACTCAAACCGTCCTTCAGAATGGGTGCTTAGGCAACTGGGTATGCCCGAAAGCTATACTCGTCCCAAAGAGCTATACCAAAAGTTAAAAGCTAAAGGGGCTGATTATGTTACAATCACAGATCATAATACAATTGAGGGATGCTTAGATATTGTCGATCAAGCAGATGTTTTCATAAGCGAGGAGGTTACCACTTATTTTCCAGAGGATGGATGCAAAATACACCTTTTGTTATGGAATATTACTGAACAGCAGCATGCGACCGTTCAAGAAATCCGGAATAATATCTATGATTTAGTAAGCTACCTGAATCAAGCTGGTATAGCTCACGGAGTCGCTCACCCGTTGTATAGTATTAATAATAAGTTATCAGTTGAGCATTTTGAAAAACTAATCTTGCTATTTAAGGTATTTGAGGGACTCAATGGAATCAGAGAGCCTCTTGCTCAAGAAGTCACCGTAATGTGCTTAGAAGCTTTGTCTCAAGAAAGAGTAGAGCAACTAGCTCTAAAACATGAGCTTGAACCAATGGGAAAACAACCCTGGACTAAGTCATTAACTGGGGGCTCAGATGATCATGGGGGGTTATACCCGGGAGCTGCTTGGACTGAAGTCTCCGAGGCAAAGGATATCGATTCTTTTCTAGCACAAGTCATGCAAGGACATTCTCGGGCTGTGGGCTCATGTGGAGATGCCTTAAGAGTTTCCAATAGCATGTACAATGTCGTCTATACCTATGCTTCTGATAAACTGAAGTACAAAGCGCCAGTTGGGATGGACTTGCTTGGGAAGATTATGCAACGTTTTCTAGATGGGGAAAATCCTGCAAAGTTGTCCTTAGCAGAACGTATCGGTCACGTGGCAGAATTTGTTCGTTCTGGTAAAGCATTGGATCTATTAAAACCTCCTGAGGCTGATCCTTCCATCAATCGTGAAATACTGAATTATTTCTTGGATCCTAAAGTAAGCCTAGATCTGGATCGCATTATTGCTTCAGAGAAAACTCCAAGCAGACGGACATTTAAAATGGCTTCCAAGATAGCCAATGACCTTTGCTTTCGTTTGTTTAATTCTTGTTTAAAGTGCATTAATAAGAATCAGTTTGTAGAGAGCTTACAACCACTTAGCGGATTTATCCCGATCGGTTTGAGTGTTACTCCATATATCTATTCCTTCTACAGCTTGCATGGCAATAGGAGGCTGTTGGAGCGCACTGCCAAAGCTATGATGCCGGACTTACCTAAGCAGCTTCAGAATACGAAGAGAGCTTGGGTTACGGATACTTTGGAGGACGTCAATGGGGTCGCCAGAACTATACGGACCATGTGTTTGAGTGGTAAGAAACAAGGTGCTGATCTTGCTGTTGTGACGTCGCGATCAGAAATATCTATAAATGATATTCCGATTATGAATTTTGAACCAGTAGGCGAGTTTGAACTGCCAGAATATAAGCTTCAGAAATTAAGTTTTCCTCCTATTTTGGATATGATTGATTACATTGAACGGGAGAGATTTACAGAGTGTATTATCAGCACTCCTGGACCAGTGGGGCTTACAGCATTAGCTGCTGCAAAATTATTGGGCCTTAGAACATCCGGCATTTATCATACTGATTTTCCTCAATACGTAAGCATCCTAAGTGAAGATTATATGATGGAAACCTTGGCCTGGCAATTTATGCACTGGTTCTATTCACAACTCGATCTCGTTTATGTGAATTCAGAATTTTACAGGCAGTGTTGGATCGAGCGAGGCATTCCATCAAATAAGTTGAAGATTTTACCTAGAGGTCTTGACACAGAACTCTTTAACCCCAAGCACCGTAATGAAAATTATTGGAAGGCAAAAGGGGCTAATGGGCAAGTCCTTATTTATGTCGGCAGAGTCTCTAGGGAAAAGGAATTGGGCTTCTTAACAGAAGTTTACCGTGAAGTTAAGAAGACTTCTAGTCGGGTTTCTTTAGCCATTGTGGGAGAGGGGCCTTATAAGGAAGAAATGATGCAATTGTTACCCGACGCCATTTTTACAGGTATTTTGACCGGGCAAGAGTTAGGGGTTGCTTATGCCTCAGCCGATTTGTTCGTATTTCCAAGCACAACGGATACTTTTGGAAATGTTGTTATAGAGGCTATGGCAGCAGGTCTTCCTGTATTTGTTTCAGATATTGGAGGCCCCAAAGAACTGGTTGCTGAATTAGATCACTGCAAGATTTTGAAAGCTAAAGATCTCAGAGCATGGGTTGGCGCTATTTCAGAGTTCATGGACAATGGTCCGAGCCGCGAGACCCTTGATCGAACCGCTCGAAAAATGCAAAATGAACGAAGCTGGGATAGAGCTTTTGATGCTTTTTGGAAAGATGGTTTAGAGTTTATAGATTAA
- the trxA gene encoding thioredoxin codes for MASDNVVELSSDSFQEKVLNNDGTVLVDFWAEWCGPCKMIAPLLDEVADANVGKVTITKVDVDKNKELASQYDVRAIPTMLIFEGGELKDKLVGMTSKANLEEKLGLS; via the coding sequence ATGGCAAGTGATAATGTAGTCGAATTAAGTTCTGATTCTTTTCAGGAAAAGGTTTTAAATAATGATGGAACTGTCTTGGTTGATTTTTGGGCAGAGTGGTGCGGTCCATGTAAGATGATAGCACCTTTATTGGACGAAGTGGCTGATGCTAACGTTGGCAAGGTAACTATCACAAAGGTAGATGTAGATAAAAATAAGGAGTTAGCCTCTCAATATGATGTGCGTGCAATACCAACCATGCTAATTTTTGAAGGAGGCGAGTTAAAGGATAAGCTGGTGGGTATGACTTCAAAAGCTAATCTGGAAGAAAAGCTAGGTCTTTCTTAG
- a CDS encoding phosphotransferase, with product MIPNKNELFESTRRALGLSPDAQFTVTPIVQGGSDRFFYRFHTRSHPSFIVLLYNDQKKENSLYADIARFLKKLNIQVPLIFEHDERNKIIWMEDVGQSDLYSIRDEDWIIRREFYRKALKQVNILHHKGLPLARKTDLITLPSFNVGLYEWEHHYFLENLINAYFEIELNEHEAMKLGEELGRLEERLMQTPTCLIHRDFQSQNIMLSDDSTYLIDFQGIRGGSAYYDLGSLLYDPYVDFKHKERIDLLEYYYDQLRHDPITSIPTWENFLLSFYEASAQRLMQALGAYGFLGLKKHKAEYLSYIKQGLINLLDCTYYSGNLQHLQKLSTKLLELESQRRKNLRKT from the coding sequence ATGATTCCAAATAAAAATGAACTTTTTGAGAGTACTCGTAGAGCCTTAGGCTTGAGTCCTGACGCACAGTTTACAGTTACCCCTATTGTTCAAGGAGGCTCTGATCGTTTCTTTTACAGGTTTCATACGCGATCACACCCCTCATTTATAGTCCTTCTGTACAATGACCAAAAAAAAGAAAATAGTCTCTACGCAGATATTGCCCGTTTTCTTAAAAAGCTAAATATTCAAGTCCCGCTTATCTTTGAACATGATGAGAGGAATAAAATTATCTGGATGGAGGATGTTGGACAGAGTGATCTCTACTCCATTCGAGATGAAGACTGGATAATACGTCGTGAGTTTTACCGTAAAGCACTAAAGCAAGTGAATATTCTTCATCACAAGGGGCTACCGCTCGCGCGAAAAACGGATTTAATTACCTTACCTAGTTTCAATGTTGGCTTGTATGAATGGGAGCACCATTACTTTTTAGAAAACCTCATCAACGCATATTTCGAAATAGAACTCAATGAACACGAGGCTATGAAACTTGGAGAAGAATTAGGCAGGTTAGAGGAAAGGCTAATGCAAACACCTACCTGCCTCATTCATCGAGACTTTCAATCGCAGAATATCATGCTCAGTGATGACTCGACCTACCTCATAGATTTCCAAGGCATTAGAGGTGGTTCTGCCTACTACGACCTAGGCTCATTACTTTATGATCCTTATGTTGACTTCAAACACAAAGAGAGAATCGATCTACTCGAATATTATTATGATCAACTTAGACATGATCCAATAACATCCATTCCAACTTGGGAAAATTTTCTTCTAAGTTTTTATGAAGCATCTGCTCAACGCCTCATGCAAGCTTTGGGTGCTTACGGATTCTTAGGACTTAAAAAGCATAAAGCTGAGTATTTATCTTATATTAAGCAAGGTCTTATTAACCTACTGGACTGCACCTATTACAGTGGAAACTTGCAGCACCTGCAAAAGCTATCTACAAAACTACTTGAATTAGAATCACAAAGGAGGAAAAATCTAAGAAAGACCTAG
- a CDS encoding sugar phosphate nucleotidyltransferase, producing MKKVTTAFILGAGFGTRLKPLTNQCPKPLLRIGGRPIITYVFDHLIQTGIQRIIINTHHLHHIYDQTFPEREWKGIPLIFRHEHPEILDTGGGVRNIIDLVQEDENLIVYNGDIMTNLPIEKLLHHHFMKSSEVTLALRSKNGPLHVNTDENGQIVDIRHELKRPSARDCLFASIYVVQTSFLNRIPPNTKISVISTFLDMLRKKESINSLLIDEGHWSDIGTHDEFNRIQKAYEKQAPHDSK from the coding sequence GTGAAAAAAGTCACGACAGCCTTTATCCTGGGTGCAGGATTTGGAACGCGCCTCAAACCTCTAACCAATCAATGTCCGAAACCACTCCTTAGAATTGGTGGACGTCCCATCATTACTTATGTTTTTGACCACCTTATTCAAACAGGCATTCAACGAATAATTATCAATACACATCATCTACATCATATCTATGATCAAACTTTTCCGGAAAGAGAGTGGAAAGGTATCCCTCTTATTTTCCGCCATGAGCATCCCGAGATTTTAGATACAGGTGGAGGTGTTCGTAATATTATAGACCTCGTTCAAGAAGATGAGAATTTAATAGTCTATAATGGAGATATTATGACCAACCTCCCTATTGAAAAGCTTTTGCATCACCATTTCATGAAATCTTCAGAGGTCACGCTTGCTCTAAGATCTAAGAATGGACCACTCCATGTCAATACTGATGAAAATGGACAGATTGTTGATATCCGTCATGAACTTAAACGCCCGTCTGCCCGAGATTGCTTATTTGCCTCTATTTATGTGGTCCAAACATCATTCTTAAATCGAATCCCACCCAATACTAAAATCTCAGTTATCTCAACATTCCTTGACATGCTACGCAAAAAAGAAAGTATTAACTCCTTACTCATTGATGAGGGCCATTGGTCCGACATAGGTACTCACGACGAGTTTAACCGCATTCAAAAAGCATACGAAAAACAGGCTCCTCATGATTCCAAATAA
- the trkA gene encoding Trk system potassium transporter TrkA, translated as MKIIISGLGEVGFHLGELLIARGHELVMIDSDEETASRLEDQLDGVVITGSASSVEVLRKAGVKNCDFFLALTSQDEINLVASSLAKKLGAKNVIARCHSNLQREHKSFSYGKHFGIDYFVSPERLVAARLAKEIRTPITPVLDQFARGAIEVLQVHVDEKSPAAGKALMDISFPPRMRVGLLRRDPEIVIPRASTILEVGDEIILIGAPQALKQAAEYVEHNNKKKRIRIAIYGADDVGIGLLEYFNPVESDIKLIEPSEDKCKTVCELFPWVKVVQGHATRSRLMREENLVEADVFVAATRDDEDNVVSCLQAAKLGVKPILLTIHRPDYAGIFLDFGDFLGVTTTVSPRVVAGEELLPYVTTEPYVQLWSMKNKAEIIQLKLDREESELFGKRISDLAWPAGALLLGIERADGTIVPTASDTIQRNDSLLVINMVSERIKVLNLFESAM; from the coding sequence ATGAAAATCATTATTTCTGGATTAGGTGAAGTCGGCTTTCATTTAGGAGAACTCCTCATTGCACGAGGCCATGAACTTGTGATGATCGATTCAGATGAAGAAACTGCCAGTCGACTAGAGGATCAACTAGATGGAGTTGTGATTACTGGTTCAGCATCCTCTGTGGAAGTGTTGCGTAAAGCGGGGGTTAAAAATTGTGATTTCTTTTTGGCTCTGACTTCTCAAGATGAAATTAATCTTGTTGCTAGTTCATTAGCTAAAAAGCTTGGAGCCAAAAATGTTATTGCTCGGTGCCATTCTAACTTGCAACGAGAGCATAAAAGTTTTTCCTATGGGAAACACTTTGGAATTGACTACTTTGTAAGTCCGGAAAGGTTGGTTGCTGCGAGGTTAGCAAAGGAGATCCGTACACCAATTACTCCCGTATTAGACCAATTTGCTCGAGGTGCGATAGAAGTACTTCAAGTTCATGTTGATGAAAAATCTCCTGCCGCAGGCAAAGCTTTGATGGATATTTCTTTCCCCCCTCGTATGCGAGTTGGGCTTTTGCGTCGTGATCCTGAAATTGTGATTCCTCGCGCTTCTACGATATTGGAAGTTGGGGATGAGATCATACTGATTGGAGCTCCGCAAGCCCTTAAACAGGCTGCAGAATATGTAGAACATAATAATAAGAAAAAGCGCATTAGGATAGCTATTTACGGAGCAGATGATGTAGGTATTGGATTATTAGAATATTTTAATCCTGTCGAGTCGGATATAAAGCTTATCGAGCCAAGCGAGGATAAATGCAAGACGGTATGCGAGTTATTTCCTTGGGTAAAAGTGGTTCAAGGTCATGCGACTCGTTCACGTTTAATGCGAGAGGAAAACTTAGTAGAAGCAGATGTATTTGTAGCTGCTACACGAGATGATGAAGATAATGTGGTCTCATGTCTGCAAGCAGCAAAGTTAGGTGTGAAACCTATTTTATTGACTATACATCGCCCAGATTACGCGGGAATCTTTTTAGATTTTGGAGATTTTCTGGGAGTTACTACAACGGTCAGCCCAAGAGTTGTAGCCGGTGAGGAACTATTACCTTATGTAACGACTGAGCCATATGTGCAGCTTTGGAGTATGAAAAATAAAGCTGAGATCATTCAACTGAAACTTGATAGAGAGGAGTCTGAGCTTTTCGGTAAACGAATCAGTGACTTGGCATGGCCGGCAGGTGCTTTATTGTTGGGGATCGAGCGAGCAGATGGCACCATTGTTCCAACAGCTTCAGATACTATCCAGAGAAACGATTCATTGCTTGTCATTAATATGGTCTCCGAACGAATTAAAGTGTTGAATCTCTTTGAGTCTGCCATGTGA
- a CDS encoding TrkH family potassium uptake protein yields the protein MNLRFVSLILGGVLIIESMMMVVCCLFSWFWERETSPESFPAWIASVLIILLFAIFFALVGRNADRENIFRREALAVVGLSWLLCGVFGAIPFILGPTHMPWWDAFFESFSGFTTTGSTVVQHLEKLPESYLLWRSLMQWMGGMGVVVLFVALLGFLGVGGKALFQGETSGLAEGDLKPRIQSLSLSYLIIYLSLTGVAALGLLIFGMSFFDAVNHAMTAIATGGFSPKDTSIAYYESVFIQLWLVVIMLAGGVAFPIHYKILVLKQIGVLRRNEETRIYFMVIGVAIILVTSDLLVTRHYQWSQFGNALMDSIFSVVSVGTTTGYVTADFASWPPFAQVVLLLLMVMGGCAGSTSGGVKAARMIVFTKEIFHQLRLVYRPRLIQRIRLNGRILEDSLVSAVTFYFALYLMIFISGIVILALLEPKLEIDSTVSAVFACLNNIGPGLDQIGPTENFSFFNPASKMWLSLLMLLGRLELYAVLLLFVPGFWKKY from the coding sequence GTGAATCTTAGATTTGTTTCATTAATTTTAGGAGGAGTGCTAATCATTGAAAGCATGATGATGGTAGTCTGTTGCCTCTTCTCATGGTTTTGGGAACGGGAAACAAGCCCTGAGTCTTTTCCAGCATGGATAGCGAGTGTCTTGATCATTTTATTGTTTGCTATTTTTTTTGCACTTGTAGGGCGTAATGCAGATCGAGAGAATATTTTCCGACGAGAAGCACTGGCTGTTGTGGGCTTGAGCTGGCTATTGTGCGGTGTCTTTGGAGCCATTCCATTTATTTTAGGGCCGACACATATGCCATGGTGGGATGCATTTTTTGAGTCTTTCTCAGGCTTTACCACAACAGGTTCTACTGTTGTTCAACATTTGGAAAAACTACCGGAGTCTTATCTATTATGGCGAAGTCTCATGCAATGGATGGGTGGTATGGGAGTAGTGGTGCTATTTGTGGCGCTATTAGGTTTTTTAGGAGTAGGCGGCAAAGCATTATTCCAAGGTGAGACTAGTGGACTTGCAGAAGGTGATTTAAAACCTAGGATTCAATCTCTAAGCCTCAGCTATCTGATTATTTACCTTTCTTTAACTGGAGTCGCGGCATTGGGTTTACTCATTTTTGGGATGTCCTTCTTCGATGCTGTTAATCATGCAATGACTGCTATTGCCACCGGGGGCTTTAGTCCCAAGGACACTAGCATTGCTTATTATGAAAGCGTTTTTATACAACTATGGTTAGTTGTCATTATGTTAGCTGGGGGAGTGGCATTCCCAATTCATTATAAAATACTTGTTCTTAAACAGATTGGAGTATTGAGGCGTAATGAAGAGACTCGTATCTATTTTATGGTCATAGGAGTAGCTATCATTTTGGTGACTTCGGACTTGCTGGTAACTAGACACTACCAATGGTCTCAATTTGGTAATGCTTTGATGGACTCTATTTTTTCGGTTGTTTCTGTAGGCACAACGACAGGTTATGTTACGGCAGATTTTGCTAGTTGGCCACCTTTTGCTCAGGTAGTCCTGCTATTATTAATGGTGATGGGAGGTTGTGCTGGTTCAACTTCTGGCGGTGTGAAAGCTGCACGCATGATTGTTTTTACTAAAGAAATTTTTCATCAGCTGCGCTTAGTTTACAGGCCGCGTTTGATACAACGCATTAGGCTAAATGGCAGAATACTAGAAGATTCATTGGTTTCTGCGGTGACTTTTTACTTTGCATTGTATCTCATGATTTTTATATCTGGGATTGTCATTTTAGCATTACTTGAGCCAAAGTTAGAAATTGATTCGACAGTATCGGCGGTTTTCGCCTGCTTAAATAATATCGGTCCCGGCCTTGACCAAATTGGTCCAACTGAAAATTTTTCTTTTTTTAATCCAGCTAGTAAAATGTGGCTCTCACTTTTGATGTTGTTAGGAAGGTTAGAACTGTATGCAGTCTTGCTCCTCTTTGTTCCGGGGTTTTGGAAAAAGTATTAA